CAAAGACTATTTTAGTGCAGCAAGAAGCCAATAGGCTTATAGATATGGATGAAGTCAAAAAGGAAGCACTAAAGAGGGCAGAACATTCAGGGATTATCTTTTTGGATGAAATTGATAAAATCTGCTCTAAAGACTCTGGCAGCCGAGGTGTAGATGTTTCAAGAGAGGGTGTGCAAAGGGATTTGCTTCCTATAATTGAAGGCTCAACAGTGATGACTAAATATGGAATGGTGAAAACCGACCATATTTTATTTATTGCAGCTGGTGCTTTTCATGTTTCAAAACCTTCTGATTTAATACCGGAGTTGCAAGGCAGATTTCCAATAAGGGTAGAGCTTGAGTCTTTGTCAAAAGAAGATTTTATAAGGATATTAAAAGAGCCTGAAAATTCTCTTACAAAACAATACACTGAGCTTTTGAAAGCTGATGGCATTCAAATTCAGTTTACCGATGATGGAATAGAAGAGATGGCTTCAATTGCTGCTGAAGTAAATAAAACAAATGAAAATATTGGAGCAAGAAGACTCCATACTATTATTGAAAGGGTCTTAGAAGAGATTTCATTTGAAGCTCCTGATACAGATGAGAAAATTGTGGTGGTTAATAGGGATTATGTTAATAATAAACTTTCCAATATTATTGAAAATCAGGATTTGAGTAGATATATATTATAACAGCTTTTGCCCTCTAAAATGGAGGGCAAAGCATTTTAGATATAATTAGAATAATTCAAATACTCCTTGAACTTTTCCAAATATCATCTATCTTTGACTTATGAGAAAATTTATATTTATAATAATAACAATTTTTATGTTTTCGGGGTTATCTATGGCTAAGGTTTATGAGAAGGCTACTTTTGCAGGTGGTTGTTTTTGGTGTATTGAAGAGGCATTTGAAAAAATTGATGGAGTAATAGAAGCAGTTTCAGGTTATACGGGTGGGCATGTTGAAAATCCTACATATAGAGATGTGTCAAGTGGATACACCGGTCATTTTGAGGCAGTCGAAGTTACATATGATCCTCTAAAGGTTAGTTATGAAGACCTATTGAATGTATTTTGGCAAAATGTAGACCCTACGGATGACGGCGGTCAATTTGTAGACAGAGGTAGTCAATATCATACTGCAATATTTTATCATAACGATACTCAAAAAAGACTTGCAAAAGAATCAAAGAACAGAATTGCAAATTCAGGTAGATTTGACAAACCGATAGCAACCCAGATACTTGAAGCGAAAAAGTTTTATAAAGCTGAAGATTATCACCAGGATTATTATAAAAAAGATAAATTCAACTACAAAATGTATAAACTTAATTCAGGTAGGATGACATATTTAAATAAAGTGTGGAAAAATGACAAAGAGAAAAAAGAAGAGCTTAAAAAGAGATTGACCCCATTGCAATATAAGGTGACACAGGAAAATAGCACTGAGCCTGCATTTAAAAATGAATATTGGAACAATAAAAAAGCCGGTATTTATGTTGACGTAGTTTCAGGTGAGCCCCTTTTTAGCTCAACCGATAAGTTTGACTCAGGCACAGGCTGGCCGAGTTTTACTAAGCCTATTACTGATGATGCGGTCTATACAAAAGAAGATATAAGCTTTTTTATGGTAAGAAATGAAGTTAGGAGTAAAAAAGCCGATTCTCATTTGGGGCATGTTTTTACTGACGGGCCAAAGCCGACAGGACTTAGATATTGCATAAATTCCGCATCTTTAAGATTTATTCCGGTTGAAGATATGGAAAAAGAGGGTTATGGAGAATATCTTTATCTCTTTAATCAAAAATAAATGCTTGCTTTCATTTGACTGATTTTAACAAAATTAAATAACTGACACT
The window above is part of the Deferrivibrio essentukiensis genome. Proteins encoded here:
- the hslU gene encoding ATP-dependent protease ATPase subunit HslU; this translates as MENLTPKQIVNILDKYIVGQKNAKKAVAVALRNRYRRMQLPKGLQEEISPKNIIMIGPTGVGKTEIARRLAKLTKSPFLKIEASKFTEVGYVGRDVESMIRDLVEISINMVKQEMKQRVQEKAERQAQERLLDILLPRPTGFAEEKNESETREKFRKMLEIGTLDDREVEIDVDELGPQIEVLTNVGMEDFGSSLQEMFKNIMPQKKKRRKMKVKEAKTILVQQEANRLIDMDEVKKEALKRAEHSGIIFLDEIDKICSKDSGSRGVDVSREGVQRDLLPIIEGSTVMTKYGMVKTDHILFIAAGAFHVSKPSDLIPELQGRFPIRVELESLSKEDFIRILKEPENSLTKQYTELLKADGIQIQFTDDGIEEMASIAAEVNKTNENIGARRLHTIIERVLEEISFEAPDTDEKIVVVNRDYVNNKLSNIIENQDLSRYIL
- the msrB gene encoding peptide-methionine (R)-S-oxide reductase MsrB, with amino-acid sequence MAKVYEKATFAGGCFWCIEEAFEKIDGVIEAVSGYTGGHVENPTYRDVSSGYTGHFEAVEVTYDPLKVSYEDLLNVFWQNVDPTDDGGQFVDRGSQYHTAIFYHNDTQKRLAKESKNRIANSGRFDKPIATQILEAKKFYKAEDYHQDYYKKDKFNYKMYKLNSGRMTYLNKVWKNDKEKKEELKKRLTPLQYKVTQENSTEPAFKNEYWNNKKAGIYVDVVSGEPLFSSTDKFDSGTGWPSFTKPITDDAVYTKEDISFFMVRNEVRSKKADSHLGHVFTDGPKPTGLRYCINSASLRFIPVEDMEKEGYGEYLYLFNQK